Proteins encoded within one genomic window of Gloeobacter kilaueensis JS1:
- a CDS encoding HAD family hydrolase: MLAALLFDLDGTLSDTDPIHLRAWQDMLAPFGLSVDEEFYRTRFSGRRNPEIIQDLLPQLPDEQKAALAEDKEAHFRELARGLLVPLAGALELIDWAKRRQLACALVSNAPRPNVHFMLEVLQLQTVFDAVVLGDDLPHGKPDPLPYRVALEQLGVHPRQAIAFEDSPSGVRSAVGAAIPTVGITSTQSAEKLRELGVVLAVPDFCDQQLWALLVAAASG, encoded by the coding sequence ATGCTCGCCGCCCTGCTGTTTGATCTGGACGGCACCCTGAGCGACACCGACCCGATTCACCTGCGCGCCTGGCAGGACATGCTCGCTCCCTTTGGCCTGTCAGTCGATGAAGAGTTCTACCGCACCCGCTTCAGCGGCAGGCGCAACCCGGAAATTATCCAGGATCTATTGCCCCAATTGCCAGACGAACAGAAAGCGGCCCTGGCGGAAGACAAGGAAGCCCACTTTCGCGAACTGGCCCGTGGTCTGCTGGTGCCGCTAGCGGGAGCGCTGGAGCTGATCGATTGGGCAAAGCGGCGGCAACTGGCCTGCGCGCTGGTGAGCAACGCTCCCCGCCCGAATGTCCACTTTATGCTCGAAGTATTGCAGTTGCAGACCGTCTTCGACGCGGTGGTTCTGGGGGACGACCTGCCCCATGGCAAGCCCGATCCCCTGCCCTACCGGGTCGCCCTCGAACAGTTGGGCGTCCACCCGCGCCAGGCGATCGCCTTCGAGGACTCGCCCTCCGGCGTGCGCTCGGCGGTGGGAGCGGCGATCCCGACGGTCGGAATCACTTCTACCCAGAGCGCCGAAAAGCTGCGGGAGCTGGGAGTGGTGCTGGCGGTGCCGGATTTTTGTGATCAGCAGCTGTGGGCACTGCTTGTGGCGGCAGCGTCCGGGTGA
- a CDS encoding Uma2 family endonuclease: protein MVLSQNIAYRNGFKQTQAISVNGVGWNAYRNIISELPEGRSVRVDYYRGTLTLMSPSRKHEKANSLLTRLIIAICDELKLDVESLGSTLWQSQAADSAIEPDSSFYIQNEQVVRDKETLNLDSDPPPDLAVEVDITNPSLRKLPIYAALKIPEVWIYDGRVLRIFHLQQGAYVEAQTSLAFAAIPVRRLPEFLELGQSEGMSAAVAATRRWVQQLLAGGA from the coding sequence ATGGTATTATCCCAAAATATTGCATACCGCAACGGCTTTAAGCAAACCCAGGCCATCTCTGTGAATGGTGTGGGTTGGAATGCCTACCGCAATATTATCTCAGAGCTGCCCGAAGGCCGCTCCGTGCGCGTAGATTATTACCGGGGAACATTGACTCTGATGAGTCCTTCGAGGAAACACGAAAAAGCAAATTCTCTGCTGACAAGATTAATTATCGCTATTTGCGATGAGCTAAAGTTAGATGTCGAAAGCCTCGGCTCGACCCTATGGCAGAGTCAGGCTGCCGATAGTGCCATCGAACCAGATAGCAGTTTTTATATTCAGAACGAGCAAGTGGTACGCGATAAAGAGACGTTGAATCTTGATAGCGATCCACCCCCGGATCTGGCTGTCGAAGTCGATATCACCAATCCCTCCCTCAGAAAACTGCCTATCTATGCGGCGCTCAAAATTCCCGAAGTCTGGATCTACGACGGCAGGGTACTGCGTATCTTTCACCTGCAGCAGGGGGCTTACGTTGAAGCGCAGACGAGCCTCGCTTTTGCGGCGATCCCGGTTCGGAGGTTGCCTGAATTTTTAGAACTGGGCCAGAGTGAAGGTATGAGCGCAGCGGTAGCGGCAACCCGCCGTTGGGTCCAGCAGCTTCTCGCAGGCGGAGCATGA
- a CDS encoding universal stress protein, whose product MKFLVAIDGSPASEHALARAIDIARPSGASLLLLTVAEVDSGAFWPGVLPTGEPVYQGPPLVELEEVARAVGEAALEKARKLCEQAELACETRLEFGHARETICEVAEKEKPDVLVIGSRGLGGMQRLMLGSVSDYVLHHAHCPVLVVR is encoded by the coding sequence ATGAAATTTCTCGTTGCGATCGACGGTTCTCCGGCCAGTGAACACGCCCTCGCCAGGGCGATCGATATTGCCCGTCCAAGCGGCGCTTCGCTGCTACTGCTGACGGTGGCCGAAGTCGATAGCGGCGCGTTCTGGCCCGGTGTGCTTCCTACCGGCGAACCGGTCTATCAGGGACCGCCCCTCGTCGAACTGGAGGAGGTGGCGAGGGCGGTCGGTGAGGCTGCCCTCGAAAAGGCCCGCAAACTTTGCGAACAGGCAGAACTTGCCTGTGAGACCCGCCTCGAATTTGGTCATGCCCGCGAGACGATCTGCGAAGTTGCCGAAAAAGAAAAGCCGGACGTTCTGGTGATTGGCTCGCGCGGTCTGGGTGGAATGCAGCGGCTGATGCTCGGCAGCGTCAGCGACTACGTGCTCCACCACGCCCACTGCCCGGTGCTGGTCGTCCGCTAA
- a CDS encoding MBL fold metallo-hydrolase, with the protein MAKLGRRRAQNSEGEFYVDSSCIDCDTCRWLAPEVFCEAGDQSAVYHQPTSELQRQQALQALLACPTASIGTVHPPQDIQAVQATFPLPVADNVFYCGYHSEASYGAASYLILRPEGNILIDSPRFAPPLIKRLEQLGGVRYLYLTHRDDVAEHQRFREHFGCERILHTADIAADTRTVEIVLEGDAAIAFAPEVVILPVPGHTPGHTVLLYRQKFCFTGDHIAWSAARERLVAFWDYCWYSRSELVRSVEKLLPYRFEWVLPGHGRRYHAQAEQMAEQMRLCLADLRAKSLVRS; encoded by the coding sequence ATGGCAAAACTAGGGCGGCGCAGGGCTCAAAATAGCGAGGGCGAGTTTTACGTCGATAGCAGTTGCATCGACTGCGACACCTGCCGCTGGCTGGCCCCGGAGGTCTTTTGCGAAGCAGGCGATCAATCGGCGGTCTATCACCAACCGACCAGCGAATTGCAGCGGCAGCAGGCGCTGCAGGCGCTGCTTGCCTGTCCGACCGCTTCGATCGGTACGGTTCACCCTCCCCAGGACATCCAGGCTGTCCAGGCCACTTTTCCGCTGCCCGTCGCCGATAACGTCTTCTACTGCGGCTACCACTCGGAGGCGTCCTACGGGGCGGCGAGCTATCTGATCCTCCGGCCCGAGGGCAACATCTTGATCGATTCGCCCCGCTTCGCCCCACCCCTGATCAAGCGCCTGGAGCAGCTGGGGGGCGTGCGCTATCTCTATCTCACCCACCGCGACGACGTGGCCGAGCACCAGCGCTTTCGAGAGCACTTTGGCTGTGAGCGGATTCTGCACACAGCCGATATTGCCGCCGACACGCGCACCGTCGAGATCGTCCTGGAGGGCGACGCAGCAATTGCCTTTGCGCCGGAGGTGGTGATTTTGCCCGTACCCGGCCACACCCCAGGCCATACGGTGCTGCTGTACCGGCAGAAATTTTGCTTTACAGGCGATCACATTGCCTGGTCGGCGGCGCGTGAGCGGCTGGTGGCCTTCTGGGACTACTGCTGGTACTCCCGCAGCGAACTGGTGCGCTCGGTCGAAAAACTCCTCCCCTACCGCTTCGAGTGGGTGCTGCCGGGCCACGGTCGCCGCTACCATGCCCAGGCCGAGCAGATGGCCGAGCAGATGCGCCTGTGCCTCGCGGATCTGCGCGCTAAAAGCCTGGTGCGCTCCTAG
- a CDS encoding response regulator, translating into MLERPIQPPLDFERMESELRHRFGSHRDQDWALLYIDLSNFRLYNQIYGRVAGEKMLSTLQSTLDRCVTGGGLLYRLGAQEFLALVEGRRAEGLACEICLQWEKASLGFYTRQDRQRGFLVGTDRHGIGRRCPLVTVNIGIVPAAGRREWSLAQLFSSALQTNLDAQANQSCSYCFANPEAHLQASSVADSLSHRVLVVEPDAALAYLLQTTLEMRGYEVVVTSSGQEAFKLAVTNPPRVIILDLFTSDLPAGPFLCQELRRQPELEKTFLIVAATNADREESLAAGADLFVPKPFELNELLSWIDRLIEESAKVADLPTGDPAFRGFRR; encoded by the coding sequence ATGCTTGAGCGCCCTATCCAGCCGCCGCTCGACTTCGAGCGGATGGAAAGCGAGTTGCGCCATCGCTTTGGTAGCCACCGGGACCAGGACTGGGCACTGCTGTACATCGATCTTTCTAATTTTCGTCTTTACAATCAGATCTACGGGCGAGTGGCCGGTGAAAAGATGCTCTCCACCCTCCAGAGCACCCTCGATCGCTGCGTGACCGGCGGTGGCCTGCTCTATCGCCTGGGCGCACAAGAATTTCTGGCTCTCGTCGAGGGCCGCCGCGCCGAGGGGCTGGCCTGCGAGATCTGCCTGCAGTGGGAAAAGGCGTCGCTCGGTTTTTATACCCGTCAGGACCGCCAGCGCGGCTTTCTGGTGGGTACCGACCGCCACGGCATCGGTCGGCGCTGTCCGCTTGTCACCGTCAACATCGGTATCGTTCCGGCGGCTGGCCGCCGGGAGTGGTCGCTGGCGCAGCTATTTTCAAGCGCCCTGCAGACCAACCTCGATGCCCAGGCCAACCAGTCCTGCAGCTACTGCTTCGCCAACCCGGAGGCTCACCTGCAGGCTTCGTCCGTCGCAGATTCTCTCTCCCACCGCGTGCTGGTGGTCGAGCCCGACGCTGCCCTGGCCTATCTGTTGCAGACCACCCTTGAGATGCGCGGCTACGAGGTGGTCGTCACCAGTTCCGGCCAGGAAGCCTTCAAGCTGGCGGTCACCAATCCGCCCAGGGTGATCATCCTCGATCTATTTACCTCCGATCTACCGGCTGGACCCTTCTTGTGCCAGGAGTTGCGCCGCCAGCCGGAGCTGGAGAAGACATTCCTCATCGTCGCTGCCACCAACGCCGACCGCGAGGAGTCCCTCGCCGCCGGAGCGGATCTGTTCGTACCCAAGCCCTTTGAATTGAACGAACTATTGAGCTGGATCGACCGGCTCATCGAGGAGTCGGCCAAAGTCGCCGACTTGCCCACCGGCGATCCGGCCTTTCGGGGGTTCCGGCGCTAG
- a CDS encoding sensor histidine kinase, with protein sequence MLAEHEILNCLPFGLVVTDRRGKILLWNEAMASLTGVRAPEAEGSWIYDWSPELPHNGHGSVCWQTTAQQHLHLNVLTAESAQGHKIWTFLQEAHQELDQAQADFVSTVSHELRTPLTSIKGFIDTLLRSGSQLSEAQHRRFLRIIKNQADRLTRLVEDILTVSKIQSGRLKNLPQRLELAEIVDRVVENLSQKFTGNPMLTELPADLPRIWADQDRLEQILTNLIDNALKYSEAGSPVQISAHVDPEDPNVLWIAVRDRGIGIPEGHLDQIFNRFSRIDSPLTREREGTGLGLYITKSLVESLGGSISVESQYGVGSVFTISLPAAHPGEDRLDA encoded by the coding sequence ATGCTGGCTGAACACGAAATTCTGAACTGTTTGCCTTTTGGGCTGGTGGTGACCGACCGTCGTGGAAAGATTCTGCTCTGGAACGAGGCTATGGCGAGCCTGACGGGTGTGCGCGCCCCCGAAGCGGAGGGCAGCTGGATTTACGACTGGTCCCCGGAATTGCCCCACAACGGGCACGGCAGCGTCTGCTGGCAGACAACCGCTCAGCAGCACCTCCACCTCAACGTGCTCACCGCCGAGAGTGCCCAGGGGCATAAAATCTGGACTTTTTTGCAGGAAGCCCATCAAGAACTCGATCAGGCCCAGGCCGACTTTGTTTCGACCGTCTCCCACGAGCTGCGCACGCCCCTCACCAGCATCAAAGGTTTTATCGATACGCTCTTGCGCTCGGGCTCCCAGCTGAGCGAGGCGCAGCACCGCCGGTTTTTGCGGATTATCAAAAATCAGGCCGACCGTCTGACCAGGCTGGTCGAGGACATCCTCACCGTCTCCAAAATCCAGTCCGGGCGGCTCAAGAATCTGCCCCAGCGCCTCGAACTCGCAGAAATTGTCGATCGGGTCGTTGAGAATCTCTCACAAAAATTCACCGGCAATCCGATGCTGACCGAGTTGCCCGCTGACCTGCCGCGCATCTGGGCCGATCAAGACCGGCTTGAGCAGATTCTCACCAACTTGATCGACAACGCCCTCAAATATTCTGAGGCCGGTTCGCCGGTGCAAATCAGTGCCCACGTCGATCCTGAAGATCCGAACGTCCTCTGGATTGCCGTGCGCGACCGGGGCATCGGTATTCCCGAGGGGCACCTCGATCAGATCTTCAACCGTTTTAGCCGCATCGACTCGCCCCTGACCCGCGAGCGGGAGGGCACCGGCCTCGGGCTCTACATCACCAAGTCCCTGGTCGAAAGCCTGGGCGGGTCGATCAGCGTCGAGAGCCAGTACGGCGTCGGCAGCGTCTTTACGATCAGCCTGCCCGCAGCCCACCCAGGCGAGGACCGCTTAGATGCTTGA
- a CDS encoding response regulator transcription factor, whose translation MPRVLVIDDDPAILELIAFNLQMSGYEVVEAPDGIKGQALALQLLPDLIVLDLMLPQVDGLTICQRLRRDERTSEIPVLMLTALGQVKDKVSGFNAGADDYLTKPFELEELLARVRALLRRTDRMPQAARHTEILSKGPITLIPERFECVWFGRTIKLTHLEFELLHCLLQRHGQTVSPSEILKEVWGYDPDDDIETIRVHIRHLRTKLEPEPRHPRFIKTVYGAGYCLEISADQTMAEPAE comes from the coding sequence ATGCCGCGCGTGCTTGTGATTGACGACGATCCTGCCATTCTCGAGTTGATCGCATTCAACTTGCAGATGTCCGGCTACGAGGTGGTGGAGGCTCCGGACGGCATCAAGGGCCAGGCGCTGGCGCTGCAGCTGTTGCCCGATCTGATCGTGCTCGATCTGATGCTTCCTCAGGTGGACGGTCTGACGATCTGCCAGCGCTTGCGCCGCGACGAGCGCACCTCCGAGATTCCGGTGCTGATGCTGACGGCTCTGGGCCAGGTCAAGGACAAGGTGAGCGGGTTCAACGCCGGAGCGGACGACTACCTGACCAAGCCCTTTGAGCTGGAGGAGCTGCTTGCCCGCGTGCGGGCGCTGTTGCGGCGCACCGACCGGATGCCCCAGGCGGCCCGGCACACCGAGATTCTCTCGAAGGGGCCGATTACGCTGATCCCGGAGCGCTTCGAGTGCGTCTGGTTTGGCCGGACGATCAAGCTCACCCACCTCGAATTCGAGCTATTGCACTGCCTCTTGCAGCGCCACGGCCAGACCGTCTCCCCCAGCGAGATCCTCAAAGAAGTCTGGGGCTACGATCCAGACGACGACATCGAGACGATCCGCGTTCACATCCGCCACCTGCGCACCAAGCTCGAACCGGAACCCCGCCATCCCCGCTTTATCAAGACCGTCTACGGAGCGGGCTACTGCCTTGAGATCTCGGCAGACCAGACGATGGCTGAACCCGCCGAATAG
- the rapZ gene encoding RNase adapter RapZ: MTGFQASSAADTVVLTSLSGAGRSEAARILEDLGFLCLNHVLPELVPAFVQNYAPLNPRLALCLATLPGQDVQAALIATRLALRTASRQALHLFVDCSEEVLLGRYALSRRPHPWFNGEGLLAAIRHERRALESVRDWADEVIDTSALSPAQLRTRIVALVNGEAPELPVTLMSFGFKRGLPADAQVALDIRFLPNPYYESALRPLSGLDSAVASYVFASEQAQQTYRSLLEFLRFLLQQYRGDRRSQLLIAVGCTGGQHRSVAFVERLAQELAAEGTACRTVHRDLVANRLQEVSL; encoded by the coding sequence ATGACGGGCTTTCAAGCATCTTCCGCCGCCGATACTGTTGTTTTGACCTCGCTTTCGGGAGCGGGCCGTTCCGAAGCGGCACGTATCCTCGAAGATCTTGGATTTTTGTGTCTCAACCACGTCCTGCCGGAACTGGTGCCCGCTTTTGTGCAGAACTATGCGCCGCTCAATCCCCGTCTGGCGCTCTGCCTGGCAACGCTGCCGGGCCAGGACGTTCAAGCGGCGCTCATTGCAACGCGGCTTGCCCTGCGCACTGCCTCCCGTCAGGCGCTGCACCTGTTTGTTGATTGCTCGGAGGAGGTGCTGCTGGGGCGCTACGCCCTCTCGCGCCGCCCCCATCCCTGGTTCAACGGCGAGGGGTTGCTTGCGGCTATCCGCCACGAACGCCGCGCCCTAGAATCGGTGCGCGACTGGGCGGACGAAGTGATCGACACCAGTGCGCTGAGCCCGGCCCAGCTGCGCACGCGCATCGTCGCGCTCGTCAACGGCGAAGCGCCCGAGCTGCCGGTGACGCTGATGAGCTTTGGCTTCAAGCGCGGCCTGCCCGCCGACGCCCAGGTTGCCCTCGATATTCGCTTTTTGCCCAATCCGTACTACGAGAGCGCTCTCCGGCCCTTAAGCGGCCTCGACAGTGCGGTGGCAAGCTACGTCTTCGCCTCCGAACAGGCCCAGCAGACCTACCGATCGCTGCTCGAATTTTTGCGCTTTTTACTGCAGCAGTACCGGGGCGATCGGCGCAGCCAGCTTTTGATCGCTGTAGGTTGCACCGGTGGTCAGCACCGCTCGGTTGCCTTCGTCGAGCGCCTCGCTCAGGAGTTGGCAGCCGAGGGCACCGCCTGCCGCACAGTCCACCGCGATCTTGTCGCCAACCGGCTGCAGGAGGTGAGCCTGTGA
- a CDS encoding gluconeogenesis factor YvcK family protein gives MRVKRWLALIVLGTVCTSLGLAIWVDLRPIFYSSKVLWGLVRGLAEILPNDISGPLVLVAGIGFVVLGLRFTLGSITEVLVPEGEDDLVERLFRHRRLSRGPKIVAIGGGTGLSTLLRGLKRYSANITAVVTVADDGGSSGRLRQQFGVLPPGDLRNCLAALADEEKLLTELFQYRFKTGEGLAGHSFGNLFLTVMAEITGDLEKGVEASSKVLAIRGRVLPATLDDMTLWADLDDGRHIEGESNISHAGGQIVRIGCSPAVPRALPQVVEAIVDADLVIIGPGSLYTSIAPNLLVPEIVQALRVSKARKIYICNVMTQPGETDGYAVSDHVRALEGAAGGPFFEAVLVHRDPPTRNLESLRRYEQQASYPVAIDRDNLTLMGLQLVMANVMDENDAGTTIRHSSRRLARALLRWYTRSLQQNPQDRAS, from the coding sequence ATGCGGGTCAAGCGCTGGCTCGCCTTGATCGTGCTCGGTACGGTCTGCACCAGCCTGGGGCTTGCGATCTGGGTGGACCTCAGACCTATCTTCTACAGCAGCAAGGTGCTCTGGGGACTGGTGCGGGGGCTGGCCGAAATCCTTCCCAACGACATCAGTGGTCCGCTGGTGCTGGTGGCCGGTATCGGCTTCGTCGTTCTGGGCCTGCGCTTCACCCTGGGTTCGATCACCGAAGTGCTGGTGCCCGAGGGCGAAGACGACCTTGTCGAGCGGCTCTTCCGGCATCGCCGCCTCAGCCGTGGACCCAAAATCGTCGCTATCGGGGGCGGTACCGGTCTTTCGACGTTGCTGCGCGGCCTCAAGCGCTACAGCGCCAACATCACAGCCGTCGTCACCGTCGCCGACGACGGCGGCTCCAGTGGCCGATTGCGCCAGCAATTTGGCGTACTGCCCCCCGGTGACCTGCGCAACTGCCTCGCTGCTCTGGCGGACGAAGAAAAACTGCTCACCGAACTCTTTCAGTACCGCTTCAAGACCGGCGAGGGGCTGGCGGGGCATTCCTTCGGCAACCTGTTTCTCACGGTCATGGCTGAGATCACGGGCGACCTCGAAAAGGGCGTAGAGGCAAGCTCCAAAGTGCTCGCCATCCGGGGCCGGGTTCTGCCTGCCACCCTCGACGATATGACCCTCTGGGCCGACCTCGACGATGGCCGCCATATCGAGGGCGAGTCGAACATCTCCCACGCCGGAGGGCAGATCGTGCGCATCGGCTGCAGCCCGGCGGTACCCCGCGCCCTGCCGCAGGTGGTCGAGGCGATCGTCGATGCGGACCTTGTGATCATCGGTCCTGGCTCGCTCTACACCAGCATCGCCCCCAACCTGCTCGTACCAGAGATCGTTCAGGCGCTCCGGGTGAGCAAGGCGCGCAAGATCTATATCTGCAACGTCATGACCCAGCCCGGTGAGACCGACGGTTACGCCGTAAGCGACCACGTGCGCGCCCTCGAAGGGGCGGCGGGCGGGCCTTTTTTTGAGGCGGTGCTCGTTCACCGCGACCCGCCCACCCGCAACCTCGAAAGCCTCCGCCGCTACGAGCAGCAGGCATCTTATCCGGTGGCGATCGACCGCGACAATCTGACGCTGATGGGGCTGCAGCTGGTGATGGCGAACGTGATGGATGAGAACGATGCCGGTACGACCATCCGCCACTCCTCGCGGCGGCTGGCGCGCGCCCTCCTGCGCTGGTACACCCGCAGCCTCCAGCAAAATCCCCAAGATCGAGCTTCTTAG
- a CDS encoding SRPBCC family protein, whose translation MEYVEASGVVARPLAAVWQAHTDPQLLAQVWPSYPPLRVVGPGTIDGPDQFTVQIDLPPPLPPIDWQVEIVRWEPPFRFVDRQARGPFRFWEHTHQFSALDDERTLFVDGISFEYNPLIDGLIVKPALALVLEWRVGRMGEVLGGRIT comes from the coding sequence ATGGAATACGTCGAAGCGAGCGGTGTTGTCGCCCGTCCCCTCGCCGCTGTCTGGCAGGCCCACACCGACCCGCAGCTGTTGGCGCAAGTCTGGCCCTCCTACCCGCCGCTGCGAGTGGTAGGACCGGGTACGATCGACGGCCCCGACCAGTTCACCGTCCAGATCGATCTGCCGCCGCCCTTGCCGCCCATCGACTGGCAGGTCGAGATCGTCCGCTGGGAGCCGCCTTTTCGCTTTGTCGATCGGCAGGCGAGGGGCCCGTTTCGCTTTTGGGAACACACCCACCAGTTCAGCGCCCTCGACGACGAGCGCACCCTGTTCGTAGACGGCATCAGCTTCGAGTACAATCCGCTCATCGATGGCCTGATTGTCAAGCCGGCTCTGGCTCTGGTACTGGAGTGGCGGGTGGGCCGAATGGGCGAGGTGCTGGGCGGCAGGATCACCTGA
- the secD gene encoding protein translocase subunit SecD encodes MRQRTWLLLLVAVVIVGSILIIATKPTILGLDLQGGSQLTLQAKPSEKVKQVTPEVMKGVAAVVEQRVNGLGVSEALVQLKGSDQVLVQLPGVKDPAQAERLLGDTAQLEFRKEVPGGKFEKTDLGGTDLTNAFPQALQGGQGWEVGIEFTGPGGDKFARITRELAGTGRRLGIFLDNKPISTPTVGVEFVDRGITGGKAVITGRFSAQEASELGIKLKAGALPVPVEVIENRTVSATLGADSVRQSLYTGIAGTILVLLFMIAFYRLPGLVADVALVIYGLTTFAIFKLVPVTLTLPGIAGFILSVGMAVDANVLIFERTKEELRSGKQLFTSVEAGFQRAFSSILDAHVTSLITCAVLFFLGTGLVKGFALTLAIGLLVNLFTAITVSRTFLLTMLNFSNLRKPALFGVTGVPAKAVR; translated from the coding sequence ATGCGTCAAAGAACCTGGTTATTGCTTCTCGTCGCGGTGGTGATCGTGGGCTCGATCTTGATCATCGCCACCAAGCCGACGATCCTCGGCCTCGACCTGCAGGGGGGCAGCCAGCTGACGCTGCAGGCAAAGCCTTCTGAAAAAGTCAAACAGGTCACCCCTGAAGTGATGAAGGGGGTGGCCGCCGTCGTCGAGCAGCGCGTCAACGGCCTCGGCGTCTCCGAGGCGCTCGTGCAGCTTAAAGGCAGCGATCAAGTTCTTGTCCAGTTGCCGGGGGTCAAAGATCCGGCCCAGGCGGAGCGCCTGCTGGGCGACACGGCCCAGCTCGAATTTCGCAAGGAAGTCCCAGGGGGCAAATTTGAAAAAACCGACCTGGGCGGCACGGATCTGACCAATGCCTTTCCCCAGGCGCTCCAGGGCGGCCAGGGCTGGGAGGTGGGGATCGAATTTACCGGGCCGGGGGGCGATAAATTTGCCCGGATCACCCGCGAGCTGGCCGGTACGGGCCGCCGGTTGGGTATTTTTCTGGACAACAAGCCCATCAGCACCCCCACGGTCGGCGTCGAATTTGTCGATCGCGGCATCACCGGCGGCAAGGCAGTGATCACAGGCCGCTTCAGCGCCCAGGAAGCGAGCGAGTTGGGCATCAAGCTCAAAGCCGGTGCCCTGCCGGTGCCGGTCGAGGTGATCGAAAACCGGACCGTAAGCGCCACCCTGGGAGCGGACTCGGTGCGCCAGAGCCTCTACACCGGCATCGCCGGGACGATTCTGGTACTCCTGTTTATGATCGCGTTTTACCGGCTGCCGGGATTGGTGGCCGATGTCGCCCTCGTCATCTATGGGCTGACGACCTTCGCCATCTTCAAGCTGGTCCCGGTCACCCTCACCCTGCCGGGCATCGCCGGTTTTATCCTCTCGGTGGGCATGGCGGTCGATGCGAACGTGCTCATCTTCGAGCGCACCAAAGAAGAGCTGCGCTCGGGCAAGCAGCTTTTTACCTCCGTCGAAGCAGGTTTCCAGCGCGCCTTTTCGAGCATCCTCGATGCCCACGTCACTTCGCTCATCACCTGCGCAGTGCTCTTTTTTCTGGGAACGGGCCTGGTCAAGGGTTTTGCCCTCACCCTGGCGATTGGCCTTCTGGTCAACCTGTTTACGGCGATCACCGTCTCGCGCACCTTCTTGCTCACGATGCTCAATTTTTCTAACCTGCGCAAACCCGCGCTCTTTGGTGTCACGGGCGTTCCGGCCAAGGCGGTGCGCTGA
- the secF gene encoding protein translocase subunit SecF, with protein MELKISKTKNLYFALSAALIVAGLIAMVISWITLGAPLRLGLDFTGGTLVQLRFSPKAPAIEAVRPVVEKQLGITNIQQIGDQNIAIRTRSLSTDERTKLQEQLRASLGKFEIERIETVGPTIGQELLTNGLLALGLSLVGILAYLAFRFQFDYAICASIALFHDVLVLLGIFSILGLLFGVEVDTLFVVALLTVVGFSVQDTVVVYDRIRENLKFQSRKKTFPDIVDDSVNQTLVRSINTTVTAQLVLLPLAIFGGETIRLFALALIVGFLSGTYSSIFNASALLIWWRERKTTAPVTAKAQK; from the coding sequence ATGGAACTGAAGATCTCGAAGACCAAAAATCTCTACTTTGCCCTCTCCGCTGCCTTGATCGTAGCCGGCCTCATCGCGATGGTAATCTCCTGGATTACCCTCGGTGCGCCGCTGCGGCTCGGGCTTGACTTTACCGGCGGTACCCTCGTCCAGTTGCGCTTCAGCCCCAAAGCGCCCGCAATCGAGGCGGTACGTCCGGTCGTCGAAAAGCAACTGGGCATCACCAACATCCAGCAAATTGGCGATCAAAATATCGCCATCCGCACCCGCTCGCTCTCGACCGACGAGCGCACCAAACTTCAAGAACAATTGCGCGCGAGCCTAGGCAAATTCGAGATCGAGCGCATCGAGACGGTGGGGCCCACGATCGGCCAGGAATTGCTCACCAACGGCCTGCTGGCCCTGGGCCTCTCCCTTGTCGGCATCCTCGCCTACCTGGCTTTTCGCTTTCAATTCGACTACGCCATCTGCGCCTCGATCGCCCTGTTCCACGATGTCCTGGTGCTTCTGGGCATCTTCTCGATTCTCGGACTGCTCTTTGGCGTCGAGGTCGATACGCTCTTTGTCGTTGCCCTGCTCACTGTCGTGGGCTTCTCCGTTCAAGATACGGTCGTGGTCTATGACCGTATCCGCGAGAATCTCAAGTTCCAGAGCCGCAAGAAGACCTTCCCGGATATCGTCGATGATTCGGTCAACCAGACCCTCGTGCGCTCGATCAACACCACCGTCACCGCCCAACTGGTGCTGTTGCCCCTCGCCATCTTCGGCGGCGAGACGATCCGCCTTTTTGCCCTGGCGCTCATCGTCGGCTTTCTTTCCGGCACCTATTCGAGCATCTTCAACGCCAGCGCCCTGCTTATCTGGTGGCGCGAGCGCAAAACGACCGCCCCAGTGACAGCAAAGGCCCAAAAATAA